The following proteins come from a genomic window of Streptomyces sp. GS7:
- a CDS encoding DEAD/DEAH box helicase, translating into MTPATAPRPSADRGTPARASTPPPAGSFDELPLAEALRTALRAQGVTTPFPIQAATLPATLAGRDVLGRGRTGSGKTLAFGLALLSRTAGKRAESKRPLALVLVPTRELAGQVTDALAPYAAALRLRCATVVGGTSINRQTEALRKGAEVLVATPGRLADLLDRRACTLDRVAITVLDEADQMTDMGFLPQVTRLMEKTDPNGQRMLFSATLDRNVDKLVRRFLTDPVTHSVDPSAATVTTMEHHVLYVDEADKRATATEIAARDGRVIMFVDTKRGADRLTKHLLAQGVRAAALHGGKTQPQRTRTLEHFRSGRATALVATNVAARGIHIDGLDLVVNVDPPTEAKDYLHRGGRTARAGESGTVVTLVTPGERREMTRLMRQAKINPGTARVRPGDAELVRVTGARTPSGEPVAIAAPAAGRTAGAGAPGGGNGSGSGGSGSGGRRRRPRRGRPSGRRPVTA; encoded by the coding sequence GTGACACCAGCGACCGCACCGCGACCGAGCGCCGACCGCGGGACGCCCGCCCGGGCGTCCACCCCTCCGCCCGCCGGCTCCTTCGACGAGCTGCCGCTGGCCGAGGCGCTCCGCACCGCACTGCGCGCGCAGGGCGTCACCACCCCGTTCCCCATCCAGGCGGCCACCCTCCCGGCCACCCTCGCCGGCCGTGACGTCCTCGGCCGCGGACGCACCGGCTCCGGCAAGACCCTCGCCTTCGGCCTCGCCCTGCTCAGCCGTACGGCGGGCAAGCGCGCCGAGAGCAAGCGCCCCCTGGCACTGGTGCTGGTCCCCACCCGCGAACTGGCCGGCCAGGTCACCGACGCGCTCGCCCCGTACGCCGCGGCCCTGCGGCTGCGCTGCGCCACCGTCGTCGGCGGCACCTCGATCAACCGGCAGACCGAGGCCCTGCGCAAGGGCGCCGAAGTACTGGTCGCCACCCCGGGCCGGCTCGCCGACCTGCTGGACCGGCGCGCCTGCACGCTCGACCGGGTCGCCATCACCGTCCTCGACGAGGCCGACCAGATGACCGACATGGGCTTTCTGCCGCAGGTCACCCGGCTGATGGAGAAGACCGACCCCAACGGCCAGCGGATGCTGTTCTCCGCCACCCTCGACCGCAATGTCGACAAGCTGGTCCGCCGCTTCCTGACCGACCCGGTCACCCACTCCGTGGACCCCTCGGCCGCGACCGTGACCACCATGGAGCACCACGTCCTGTACGTGGACGAGGCCGACAAGCGCGCCACCGCCACCGAGATCGCCGCCCGCGACGGCCGGGTGATCATGTTCGTCGACACCAAGCGCGGCGCCGACCGCCTCACCAAGCACCTGCTCGCCCAGGGCGTCCGCGCCGCGGCGCTGCACGGCGGCAAGACCCAGCCGCAGCGCACCCGCACCCTGGAGCACTTCCGCTCCGGCCGCGCCACGGCGCTGGTCGCCACCAACGTCGCGGCGCGCGGCATCCACATCGACGGCCTCGACCTCGTCGTCAACGTCGACCCGCCGACCGAGGCCAAGGACTACCTCCACCGCGGCGGCCGTACCGCGCGGGCCGGCGAGTCCGGCACCGTCGTCACCCTCGTCACGCCCGGCGAGCGCCGGGAGATGACCCGGCTGATGCGCCAGGCGAAGATCAACCCGGGCACCGCCCGGGTCCGCCCCGGTGACGCCGAGCTGGTCCGCGTCACCGGCGCCCGTACGCCCAGCGGCGAGCCCGTCGCGATCGCCGCACCGGCGGCCGGGCGGACGGCCGGGGCGGGCGCGCCCGGCGGTGGGAACGGCAGTGGCAGCGGTGGCAGTGGCAGCGGTGGCCGGCGCCGGCGTCCGCGCCGCGGCCGGCCGTCGGGGCGCAGGCCGGTCACTGCTTGA
- the miaB gene encoding tRNA (N6-isopentenyl adenosine(37)-C2)-methylthiotransferase MiaB, whose product MTSSSDRSQAVGVNRSYEIRTYGCQMNVHDSERLSGLLEEAGYVPAPKDGDGADVVVFNTCAVRENADNRLYGNLGQLAPKKAARPGMQIAVGGCLAQKDRDTIVRKAPWVDVVFGTHNIGKLPVLLERARVQEEAQVEIAESLEVFPSTLPTRRESAYAAWVSISVGCNNTCTFCIVPALRGKEKDRRPGDILAEVEALVAEGVSEITLLGQNVNAYGSDIGDREAFSKLLRACGKIEGLERVRFTSPHPRDFTDDVIAAMAETPNVMPQLHMPLQSGSDRVLKAMRRSYRQERFLGIIEKVRAAMPDAAISTDIIVGFPGETEEDFEQTLHTVRESRFAQAFTFQYSKRPGTPAADMEGQIPKAVVQERYERLVALQEEISWEENKKQVGRTLEVMVAEGEGRKDGATHRLSGRAPDNRLVHFNPTLRDADDHRAPGTEASDVTGPAPRPGTASDVTGPAPRPGDMVTVEVTYAAPHHLLAEGPALSIRRTRAGDAWEKRNAAPAEKPKGVLLGLPTIGAPAPSPAPAAGCGCD is encoded by the coding sequence ATGACCAGCAGCAGCGACCGGAGCCAGGCAGTGGGCGTCAACAGAAGCTACGAGATCCGCACCTACGGGTGCCAGATGAACGTCCACGACTCCGAGCGGCTGTCCGGCCTGCTGGAAGAGGCCGGATACGTCCCCGCGCCCAAGGACGGCGACGGTGCCGACGTGGTGGTCTTCAACACCTGCGCGGTGCGGGAGAACGCCGACAACCGGCTCTACGGCAACCTCGGCCAGCTCGCCCCGAAGAAGGCCGCGCGCCCCGGGATGCAGATCGCCGTCGGCGGCTGCCTGGCCCAGAAGGACCGCGACACCATCGTCAGGAAGGCCCCCTGGGTCGACGTGGTCTTCGGGACGCACAACATCGGCAAGCTGCCCGTCCTGCTGGAGCGCGCCCGCGTCCAGGAGGAGGCGCAGGTGGAGATCGCCGAGTCCCTGGAGGTGTTCCCCTCGACCCTGCCGACCCGGCGCGAGAGCGCGTACGCCGCCTGGGTCTCCATCTCCGTGGGCTGCAACAACACCTGTACGTTCTGCATCGTCCCGGCGCTGCGCGGCAAGGAGAAGGACCGCCGGCCCGGCGACATCCTCGCCGAGGTGGAGGCGCTGGTCGCCGAGGGCGTCAGCGAGATCACCCTGCTCGGCCAGAACGTCAACGCCTACGGCTCGGACATCGGCGACCGCGAAGCCTTCAGCAAGCTGCTGCGCGCCTGCGGGAAGATCGAGGGCCTGGAGCGGGTCCGCTTCACCTCCCCGCACCCGCGCGACTTCACCGACGACGTGATCGCCGCCATGGCCGAGACGCCCAACGTGATGCCGCAGCTCCACATGCCGCTGCAGTCCGGCTCCGACCGGGTCCTCAAGGCGATGCGCCGCTCGTACCGGCAGGAGCGGTTCCTCGGCATCATCGAGAAGGTCCGCGCCGCGATGCCGGACGCGGCCATCTCCACCGACATCATCGTCGGCTTCCCCGGGGAGACCGAGGAGGACTTCGAGCAGACCCTGCACACCGTGCGCGAGTCCCGCTTCGCGCAGGCGTTCACCTTCCAGTACTCCAAGCGCCCCGGCACCCCCGCGGCCGACATGGAGGGCCAGATCCCCAAGGCCGTCGTCCAGGAGCGCTACGAGCGCCTGGTCGCCCTCCAGGAGGAGATCTCCTGGGAGGAGAACAAGAAACAGGTCGGCCGCACCCTGGAGGTCATGGTCGCCGAGGGCGAGGGCCGCAAGGACGGCGCCACCCACCGCCTCTCCGGCCGCGCGCCCGACAACCGCCTCGTCCACTTCAACCCGACCCTGCGGGACGCCGACGACCACCGCGCCCCGGGCACCGAGGCGTCCGACGTCACCGGGCCCGCTCCGCGACCCGGTACTGCGTCCGACGTCACCGGCCCCGCTCCGCGACCCGGTGACATGGTCACCGTCGAGGTGACCTATGCCGCGCCGCACCACCTCCTGGCCGAGGGCCCTGCCCTGAGCATCCGGCGCACCCGCGCCGGCGACGCCTGGGAGAAGCGGAACGCCGCCCCCGCGGAGAAGCCCAAGGGCGTCCTCCTCGGCCTGCCCACCATCGGGGCCCCGGCTCCGAGCCCTGCGCCCGCGGCCGGCTGCGGCTGCGACTGA
- a CDS encoding cold-shock protein gives MASGTVKWFNSEKGFGFIEQDGGGPDVFAHYSNIQSQGFRELLEGQKVTFDVTQGPKGPQAENIVAA, from the coding sequence ATGGCTTCCGGCACCGTCAAGTGGTTCAACTCGGAAAAGGGCTTCGGCTTCATCGAGCAGGACGGCGGCGGCCCCGACGTCTTCGCCCACTACTCGAACATCCAGTCCCAGGGCTTCCGCGAGCTCCTCGAGGGCCAGAAGGTCACCTTCGACGTGACCCAGGGCCCCAAGGGCCCGCAGGCGGAGAACATCGTCGCCGCCTGA
- a CDS encoding maleylpyruvate isomerase family mycothiol-dependent enzyme, whose protein sequence is MDIRAAIAAERRELADLLDGLTAEQWDAPSLCAGWRVRDVAAHMSLGFRYRLPALAAELLKARGSLHRMTDRCARKDAAALSAPQLAAALRDNADHPWTPPVGGFEAALGHDVVHGLDITVPLGLDRRVPEDRLRVLLAGVTPKSLKFFRADTDGIALHADDLDWSFGTGTPLHGTAQDLLLVAYGRTLPPGRLRGAPGERFSTA, encoded by the coding sequence ATGGACATCCGAGCCGCCATCGCCGCCGAACGGCGCGAGCTGGCCGACCTGCTGGACGGCCTGACGGCCGAGCAGTGGGACGCCCCCAGCCTGTGCGCCGGCTGGCGCGTCCGCGACGTCGCGGCCCATATGTCGCTCGGCTTCCGCTACCGGCTCCCCGCACTGGCCGCCGAACTCCTCAAGGCCCGCGGCAGCCTGCACCGGATGACCGACCGCTGCGCCCGCAAGGACGCCGCCGCCCTCTCCGCACCGCAACTCGCCGCCGCCCTGCGGGACAACGCCGACCACCCCTGGACCCCGCCGGTCGGCGGCTTCGAGGCGGCGCTGGGGCACGACGTCGTGCACGGCCTCGACATCACCGTCCCGCTCGGCCTGGACCGCCGCGTCCCCGAGGACCGCCTCCGCGTCCTGCTGGCCGGCGTCACCCCCAAGTCCCTGAAGTTCTTCCGCGCCGACACCGACGGCATCGCCCTGCACGCCGACGACCTCGACTGGTCCTTCGGCACCGGCACCCCCCTCCACGGCACCGCCCAGGACCTCCTCCTGGTCGCGTACGGCCGCACACTCCCCCCGGGCCGCCTCCGCGGCGCACCCGGCGAGCGCTTCAGCACCGCCTGA
- a CDS encoding response regulator transcription factor: MRLLLVEDDDHVAAALSAVLARHGLSVVHARSGEEALQALLPDDAEPFAVVLLDLGLPDQDGFEVCGRIRRICATPVIMVTARSDVRSRIHGLNLGADDYVVKPYDTGELLARIHAVSRRTVPAAGGEPAEEAAAAEPLRLGPVTVELPTRQVSVAGAVVPLTRKEFDLLALLAQRPGVVFRREQIISEVWRTSWEGTGRTLEVHIASLRAKLRMPALIETVRGVGYRLVVPAAGAAPGTRPPAS, from the coding sequence ATGAGACTGCTGCTCGTCGAGGACGACGACCATGTCGCCGCCGCCCTGTCGGCGGTGCTGGCCCGGCACGGCCTGTCCGTCGTGCACGCCCGCAGCGGCGAGGAGGCCCTCCAGGCCCTGCTGCCCGACGACGCCGAGCCGTTCGCGGTGGTGCTGCTCGACCTCGGGCTGCCCGACCAGGACGGCTTCGAGGTGTGCGGCCGGATCCGCAGGATCTGCGCGACCCCGGTCATCATGGTCACCGCGCGCTCCGACGTGCGCTCCCGTATACACGGCCTGAACCTCGGCGCCGACGACTATGTCGTCAAGCCCTACGACACCGGCGAACTGCTCGCCCGTATCCACGCGGTGAGCCGGCGCACCGTCCCGGCCGCGGGCGGCGAGCCCGCCGAGGAGGCCGCCGCGGCGGAGCCGCTGCGGCTCGGCCCGGTCACCGTCGAACTCCCCACCCGCCAGGTGTCCGTGGCCGGCGCGGTGGTTCCGCTCACCCGCAAGGAGTTCGACCTGCTCGCCCTGCTCGCCCAGCGCCCCGGGGTGGTCTTCCGCCGGGAGCAGATCATCAGCGAGGTGTGGCGGACGAGTTGGGAGGGCACCGGCCGGACCCTGGAGGTGCACATCGCCTCGCTCCGCGCCAAACTGCGGATGCCGGCGCTGATCGAGACGGTCCGCGGCGTCGGCTACCGCCTCGTCGTCCCGGCCGCCGGTGCCGCCCCGGGCACCCGGCCGCCGGCCTCCTGA
- a CDS encoding LysR family transcriptional regulator, with protein sequence MELRQLQYFVAVAEEANFTRAAARLHLAQPGVSAQVRQLERELGQPLLDRSGRSVTLTEVGAAVLPYARAALAAVAGVRHTVDEFTGLLRGQVALGMVSGAHAGTDSDVVSLLAGFHEAHPQVDIALTEDTSERMLAALQCGELDVALLGVADAVPPAGLSLQVVVDEPLVAAVAPGHPLLASAEGGRIPLAALRDRPLISLPRGTGIRGVLERACTDAGFRPRIAFEAAAPQLLTRLAARGLGVAVVPAPDAATAAGVRTLEFRTPCPRGRVALTWRADGPAGPAAQALLECLRTAMGTAGAGRGSGEGAGADAGRRPEADT encoded by the coding sequence ATGGAACTGCGCCAGCTCCAGTACTTCGTCGCCGTGGCGGAAGAGGCCAACTTCACCCGGGCCGCGGCCCGTCTGCATCTGGCACAGCCGGGGGTGAGCGCCCAGGTCCGGCAGCTCGAACGGGAGCTGGGGCAGCCGTTGCTGGACCGGTCCGGCCGGTCGGTGACGCTGACGGAGGTGGGCGCGGCCGTGCTCCCGTACGCGCGGGCCGCGCTGGCCGCCGTCGCCGGCGTACGGCACACCGTGGACGAGTTCACCGGGCTGCTGCGCGGCCAGGTCGCGCTCGGGATGGTGTCGGGGGCGCACGCCGGCACGGACTCCGATGTGGTGTCGCTGCTGGCCGGGTTCCACGAGGCGCATCCGCAGGTCGACATCGCGCTGACCGAGGACACCTCGGAGCGGATGCTCGCCGCGCTCCAGTGCGGGGAGCTCGATGTGGCGCTGCTGGGGGTCGCGGACGCGGTGCCGCCGGCCGGGCTCTCGCTCCAGGTCGTCGTCGACGAGCCGCTGGTGGCGGCGGTCGCTCCGGGCCATCCGCTCCTGGCGTCCGCGGAGGGCGGGCGCATCCCGCTGGCGGCGCTGCGCGACCGCCCGTTGATCAGCCTGCCGCGCGGGACCGGAATCCGCGGGGTGCTGGAGCGCGCCTGCACCGATGCCGGGTTCCGGCCGCGGATCGCCTTCGAGGCGGCGGCGCCGCAGCTGCTGACCCGGCTCGCGGCCCGGGGGCTGGGGGTGGCGGTCGTGCCGGCGCCCGATGCGGCGACGGCGGCCGGGGTGCGGACGCTGGAATTCCGTACGCCCTGCCCGCGCGGCCGGGTGGCGCTGACCTGGCGGGCGGACGGTCCGGCGGGGCCGGCGGCCCAGGCTCTGCTGGAGTGCCTGCGGACGGCGATGGGGACGGCCGGGGCGGGGCGCGGCTCCGGTGAGGGCGCGGGTGCGGACGCCGGGCGGCGTCCGGAGGCCGATACGTGA
- a CDS encoding TAXI family TRAP transporter solute-binding subunit: MVTALPRPGRRALTAAGAVLAVLGMVLWWLLPPVGERAPSGRVTLATGVPTGVYARYGELLKQDLARDMPGVDLRLTRSEGSIDNLRQLVSGRAAFTIATADAVAAYQVGHEPGADRLRACARLYDDYMQLVVPKNSPVRSARDLRGLRVGVGTDGSGVQLITRRLMEAAGLDFDRDIVPVRVGIDQEPGQLEHGDLDAFFWSGGLPTQAVQRLAQRFPVRLVQLGDLGEALHKQGERTRYYRAAVMPADAYPQAQDGEAVKTIAVANLLVTTDREDAALTFDITRTVINSRDAIGHEVHAAQNVDLRTAVFTDPLPLHKGAREYYVSVKQ, from the coding sequence ATGGTCACCGCACTCCCCCGCCCCGGTCGCCGCGCACTCACCGCGGCGGGCGCGGTGCTGGCCGTGCTCGGGATGGTGCTGTGGTGGCTGCTGCCGCCGGTCGGTGAGCGCGCGCCGAGCGGCCGCGTGACGCTGGCCACCGGGGTGCCGACGGGGGTGTACGCGCGCTACGGCGAGCTGCTGAAGCAGGATCTGGCGCGGGACATGCCGGGGGTGGATCTGCGGCTGACGCGGAGCGAGGGCTCGATCGACAATCTGCGCCAACTGGTCTCCGGGCGCGCGGCGTTCACCATCGCGACGGCGGACGCGGTGGCCGCCTACCAGGTCGGCCACGAGCCGGGCGCGGACCGGCTGCGGGCCTGTGCGCGCCTCTACGACGACTACATGCAGCTGGTGGTGCCGAAGAACTCCCCGGTGCGGTCGGCCAGGGACCTGCGGGGGCTGCGGGTAGGCGTCGGGACGGACGGCTCGGGCGTCCAGCTGATCACCCGGCGGCTGATGGAGGCGGCCGGCCTGGATTTCGACCGGGACATCGTGCCGGTGCGGGTCGGCATCGACCAGGAGCCCGGTCAGCTGGAGCACGGCGACCTGGACGCGTTCTTCTGGTCGGGCGGGCTGCCGACGCAGGCGGTGCAGCGGCTGGCGCAGCGGTTCCCGGTGCGGCTGGTGCAGCTCGGGGATCTGGGCGAGGCGCTGCACAAGCAGGGTGAGCGCACCCGCTATTACCGGGCGGCGGTGATGCCCGCCGACGCGTATCCGCAGGCGCAGGACGGCGAGGCGGTGAAGACCATCGCGGTCGCGAACCTGCTGGTGACGACGGACCGGGAGGATGCCGCACTGACGTTCGACATCACCCGGACCGTCATCAACAGTCGGGACGCGATCGGGCACGAGGTGCACGCGGCGCAGAACGTGGACCTGCGGACGGCGGTGTTCACCGATCCGCTGCCGCTGCACAAGGGGGCCCGGGAGTACTACGTGTCGGTCAAGCAGTGA
- a CDS encoding sensor histidine kinase, with protein sequence MRTRLLPLLIVLMAAVLLALGIPLGVITAGVEQQKVVVDRIDDAARFASLAQFVTARPSAASRAKTPEEDERLATLRAELTRYYGLYGIRAGVFYRDHTPMAAAPQDLPVPTDGEGAQAFSEALAGRRSHDPHQVWPWDDTGRIPVASPVIRDGDVVAVVVTDSPTGQMRARILHGWLLIAAGEAAALLVAVGAAFRLTGWVLRPVRVLDTASHDIATGRMNARVAATAGPPELRRLARSFNEMADHVEEVLEQQRAFVADASHQLRNPLAALLLRIELLALELPEGNEEIASVRTEGKRLARVLDDLLGLALAEHTAADLQLTDVAALTAERVDSWRPLADDKGVRLAYEGHPAVTGWADPVALSSALDAVVDNALKFTPAGEPVTVTVAADGAHVRITVADRGPGLAEDELARIGDRFWRSGRHQNVSGSGLGLSITRALLAAGGATIAYAPHPPHGLEVTVSVPRSAP encoded by the coding sequence GTGCGCACCCGACTCCTCCCGCTCCTCATCGTCCTGATGGCCGCCGTGCTGCTGGCGCTCGGCATCCCGCTGGGCGTGATCACCGCCGGGGTGGAGCAGCAGAAGGTGGTCGTCGACCGGATCGACGACGCCGCGCGGTTCGCCTCCCTCGCCCAGTTCGTCACCGCCCGCCCCAGCGCCGCGTCCCGCGCCAAGACCCCCGAGGAGGACGAGCGGCTGGCCACCCTCCGGGCCGAACTCACCCGCTACTACGGCCTCTACGGGATACGGGCCGGCGTCTTCTACCGCGACCACACCCCCATGGCAGCCGCCCCCCAGGACCTGCCGGTGCCCACGGACGGCGAGGGCGCCCAGGCGTTCAGCGAGGCGCTGGCCGGCCGCCGCAGCCACGACCCGCACCAGGTCTGGCCCTGGGACGACACCGGCCGGATCCCGGTCGCCTCGCCGGTCATCCGGGACGGGGACGTGGTCGCCGTCGTCGTCACCGACTCGCCCACGGGGCAGATGCGTGCGCGCATCCTGCACGGCTGGCTGCTGATCGCGGCCGGGGAGGCGGCGGCCCTGCTCGTCGCGGTCGGCGCGGCCTTCCGGCTCACCGGCTGGGTGCTGCGGCCGGTCCGCGTCCTGGACACCGCCAGCCACGACATCGCCACCGGCCGGATGAACGCCCGGGTCGCCGCCACCGCCGGACCGCCCGAACTGCGCCGGCTGGCCCGCTCGTTCAACGAGATGGCCGACCACGTCGAGGAGGTCCTGGAACAGCAGCGCGCCTTCGTCGCCGACGCCTCCCACCAGCTGCGCAACCCGCTCGCCGCGCTGCTGCTGCGTATCGAGCTGCTGGCCCTCGAACTCCCGGAAGGCAACGAGGAGATCGCCTCGGTCCGCACGGAGGGCAAGCGGCTCGCCCGGGTGCTGGACGACCTCCTCGGCCTCGCGCTCGCCGAGCACACCGCCGCCGACCTCCAGCTCACCGACGTCGCGGCGCTGACCGCCGAACGCGTCGACTCCTGGCGCCCGTTGGCCGACGACAAGGGTGTCCGGCTGGCCTACGAGGGCCACCCCGCGGTCACCGGCTGGGCCGACCCGGTCGCCCTCTCCAGCGCGCTGGACGCGGTCGTCGACAACGCCCTGAAGTTCACCCCGGCCGGTGAGCCGGTCACGGTGACCGTCGCCGCCGACGGCGCGCACGTGCGGATCACCGTCGCCGACCGCGGCCCCGGCCTCGCCGAGGACGAACTCGCCCGGATCGGCGACCGGTTCTGGCGCAGCGGCCGCCACCAGAACGTCTCCGGCTCCGGCCTCGGCCTGTCGATCACCCGCGCACTGCTCGCCGCCGGCGGCGCCACCATCGCCTACGCGCCGCACCCCCCGCACGGCCTGGAGGTCACCGTGAGCGTGCCGCGCAGTGCCCCCTGA